Genomic segment of Truepera radiovictrix DSM 17093:
TCGACGCGTTCGCGCATCGACGACAGCCCCAAGCGCCCGCTAAAGCGCGCCGTCGGGTCGAAGCCGACGCCGTCGTCGCAGACCTCAAGCCTCACCACCCCGTTCTCGGTGCTGAGGCTGAGCGACACGCGGCGCGAGCGCGCGTGTTTAACGACGTTGTGGAGCGCCTCCTGGGCGACGCGGTAGAGGGCGCTCTTGTGCTTCATGGGCAGCGGCGGTTCGCCGCTGACATGGCACGTGGCCTCGAGGTGGTGGCGCGCCTGCGCGGCGGCGGCGAGCTTGGTGAGCGCCCCCCCCAAGCCTTCGGCCTCGAGCATCTCGGGGCGCAGCTCGAAGATCAGCGCGCGCATCTCGCTCATCGCCGCCTCGGCCATGGCGAGCACGTACTGCAGCCGCTCCTCGACCCGTTCGGGGTGCGTTTTAAGGAGGCTCAGGGCGCTTTTGGAGCCCAGCGCGATGCCGTAGAGCGCCTGCGAGACCGAGTCGTGCAGCTCGCGGGCGAGGCGCTGGCGCTCCTCGAGCGCGGCGCTGTCTTGGGCGTCGGCTAAAAGCCGCGCGTTCTCGATCGCCAGCACGCACTGCCCCGCTAGGCGCCCCAAAAAGTCGCGCTCGCTTTCGACCTCGTAGCCCTCGGGGAAGTAGGCCAGGAGCACCCCGAGCGTCTGGGCGCGCAGCCGCAAGGGCACGCTCACCAGGGTGTCCCACGGGGCTCCTTGCAGGGCGGGGCGCAGCTCGGCGAAGGCGGGGTCGGCGAGGTGCGCCGCGCGCGCGCCGCGCACGACGCTCGCCCCCTCGCCGGCGAGGATCGCGCGGCCCGTCAGGGGCGGCCGCCCGGCTGCCAGCCCCGCGCGGCAGGCCGCGCCGAAGCCGCGCGGCAAGCCGTAGGAGCCGGTGACGTAACCGCGGCTTAGGTCCCCCTGAAAGAGCACCACGGCGGCCGCCGCGGCGCCGCTCGTCTTGACCACCCAGCGGGCGATGGCGCTCGAGGCCTCGTAGACCGAAGCGCCCGCGCCGAGGCTCGAGGCGACCCGCGAGAGGGTGTGCGCTTCGCGTTCGGCGCGGCGGCTTTCGGTGACGTCGTGGAGCGCCAGGAGCCCGGCGGTCTCGTCTTCCAAGGTGACCGGGACGCAGAAGCAGGAGACGACGCGCGTGCGGCTCCCGCAAGGGTGCGCGACCTCGAGGTCGCGCGTCTCCGCGCCCCCGCGCAGGGAGCTCGCGAACCAGCGCTGCGCCTCGATGCGGGTCGCGGCGCTTACGCACCCAAGCAGGGTGCTGGCGCGCAGCGCCTCGTAGGGGCGGCCCAAAATCGCGCAGCCGCGCGCGTTGATGTGCAAAAAGCGCCCGTCGGCGTCTAGGAGCGCGAGCCCGTGCGCGGCCACCTCGAACATCCGCGCGAGCATCTCGGCCCCGAGCTTTTCGAAGGGCGTTTTGAGCGTCTCACTCAAGGCTGACGAGCCCCTCTTTAAGCGCGAAGAGCGCGGCTTGGGTGCGCGAAGCGAGGCCGAGCTTGGAGAGCAGCCGCGAGACGTGCGTTTTGACCGTCAGCTCGGAGAGCCCGAGCGCCGCGGCGATCTCCTTGTTCGACTCGCCGCGCCCGATGTGGCGCAGGATATCGGTTTCGCGCGCCGTCAGGGCCTCGCGCATGTCGCTCGTGCGCACGCTCCTTAGGAGGCGCTTGGCGGCCTCCGGGTGGAGCCGCACCTCGCCGCGCGCGGCGGCGTAGATCGCCTCGACGAGCCCCTCGGCGTCGGTATCTTTGAGCAAGTAGCCCGTCGCCCCCGCCTGCACCGCGCCCGCCACGAGGCGGTCCTCCAAAACGCTGGTGATCGCCAGCACTTCGACCTCGGGGTAGCGCGCTTTGATCTCGCGCGTCGCCGCGACCCCGTCTTTGACGGGCATCAGGAGGTCCATCAACACGACGAGTGGGCCGCCCCCCGCCGCCGTGAGCGCGGCGACCTGCTGCAGCGCCTCCTCGCCGTCGCGCGCCTCGCCGACGACGACGAGCCCGTCGTCGGGCTCCAGAAAAAACCGCAGCCCCTGGCGCACGACCGCGTGGTCGTCGACGAGCAGGATGCGGATCGCCGCTGACGGCACCTCCTGTGCTGCCTGCTGTTCCATGGCTCTAGTCTAGGCTATGGGCGGCCGGGGTGCCGGTAAGGGGCCGACGCGGCGAGCATACCGCTTTACGGGGCGCGGCGTCCCCGCTCCGCGCGCCCCTCCCGAACGGTTTGGAGGCTGCGGTTGACCACCAGGTGGGGTGTCGCCGAGGCGCGCAGCACCCGTTCGGTCACCGAGCCGAGCCCCAAGGGGCCGCGCGCGGTGAGGCCGCACGCCCCCATCACCGTCAGGTCGGCGCGGCGCTCGGCGGTGAGGATCGCCGCCCCCGCCTCCTCCTCGACGAGCGCTACCGCCGCGGTGACGCCCGCCGCTTCGGCGCGCCCGGCGGCGTGCGCCAACAGGGCCGCCGCGGCGGCCCGGTCGCGGGCCGCGGCAGCGGGCTCGAGCGCGTGGAGCAGCGTGACCCGAGCGCGCAGCGCCCGCGCCAGGGCGAGTCCTTGGGTCACGGCCGCCTCGCCGCAGGGACCGCCGTCGAGGGCGATGAGGAGGTGTCTCAACGCGGGCGCATCAAACTCGGCGTCGCAAGCGCCCGCTCGCATGTCGTCGGGCAAGCGCACCACCAAACAGGGGCCCTCGGCGCGGCGGAGCACCTCTTGGGTCGCCGAGCCCAGAAAAAAGCGGTCCAAGCCTAGGCGGCTGTGGCTCCCCAAGACCGTGAGGTCGTGCGCCGCCGCGGCCGCCAAGATGGCCCGCGCCGGCCGGTCGTCGTTTGGGAGCTGGGTGCGCACCCCGATCCCGGCGGCTTGTGCCCGCGCCGCGGCGGCGGCGAGCAGCGCCGCCCCCGCCCACTTCAGGTCGCTCGCCAGCTCGGGGGCGTAGGGCATCCCCGGTGGCAGGGCGTAAAGGCCCGCCATGGGGTCGACCACGACGTGTAGCAGCGTGAGCTCGGCGTGGCAGGCGCTAGCTAGCGCCAAGCCGTAGGGGAGGGTGTGCGCCGAGGCGGCGGAGCCGTCAAGCGGCATCAAGATGCGCTCGATCATGGGGTCTCCTGGAGAAGAGTCTGACGGCCGCGCGCGGCGGCGTCGGCCCCCAAGAGTGGGGTTGGGCCACCCACTTTCGGTGTAGGACCGCGCCCTGTGGGCTTTGCGCGCGTACGGCCTCCGGGCGTTGGCGAGGGGCTCTGCCGCGCGGCCGCCGCGCGCCCCGGCGACCGCCAAAAGAGGGTGCACCATCCCCCCCAAAAGAAAGTCGAGTCGGGGCGGTGGGCGCGGGATACTAAAAGCAGCTGCTTCGCTTACGGCCGAGGGCCGCGAAACGCACGCCGAGACGCCGGGTCAAGCCGATTCACGTATTGGAGGAGCGCTGTGAACGAGTCACCCACCCCACCCGAGCCGGAGCGCCCGGTGAGCGAAGGGGCGCCGCAGGGCGCCCCCCCGCCGGAACCGCCTACCGCGCCCCCCCCCGAAGCGCCCGGTTCCCCCAGCGGGGCGGTCTTTATCACCACCTTTTTGCTCGTCGTGATCCTGCTGCTCTGGTTCGCGACCTTTTTCCTCAACGCGGCGCGGGGTTGACGTGGCCGAGTACCCCAACCCCGAACCCTACCGCGACGCGCACCCCGGCGCGGCCCCCGATCCGCAGCGCGAAGCCCACGAGGAGCCGCACCACGACGCGACGCACGAGGCGATCGCCCGTTGGGAGCGCCGTTGGCTCAACGCCGCGGGGCTGCTGCTGGTGCTGTTTCTCGTGCTGATCGCCTACTCGCTCGCGACCGAGGGGGGACACATCGCGCAGCGCAGCGGGCGCGCGGCGCCCGATCAACTGACCGCGCTCGAGCTCTTCGCCAACCCCGGCGTCACGGTGACGAACCTGGGCGCGGGGCGGCCGCCCGAGGTGCAAGTCAGCGTGGTCGCGCAGTCGTACGCCTTTAACCCCTCCGAGATCCTCTTGCCGGTGGGCGCCGTGGCCACCTTTTACCTGACCTCCCGCGACACCCAGCACGGTTTTCAGGTCGAGGGGACCAACATCAACGTGCAGCTCATCCCCGGGGAGATCTCGCGCTTTACCTACACCTTCCGCGACGCCGGCGTCTACCGCGTGACCTGCAACGAGTACTGCGGCATCGGCCACCACAACATGCTCGGCACCATCCGCGTGCTCTACCCCGAACAGCTCGCCGCCGCGCAGGACCCCGCGGGGGCGCAGGAGGCCGCTCTGGCGATCGGCGAGGGGGTCTACGCGGCCAACTGCGCGGGCTGCCACGGCGCCTCTGGTGAGGGCGTCGCCGGCGCCTTTCCGCCCCTTGCCGACGGGCACGCCGCCGCGCTCGCCGCGGCCGATCGCAACTACCTCCCCAACGTGCTGCTCTACGGCCTCGCGGGCCCGATCACCGTCCGCGGAACCGTCTACAACGGCCAGATGCCCGCCTGGTCGGCCTTGTCGGACGAGGAGATCGCCGAGACCATCAACTACCTCCTCGCCTCGTGGGGGAACGCCGAGGCGCAGCCGGGGGACCCGTACACCGCCGACGAGATCGCCGCGGCCCGCGCGACCCCGCGCTCGCCGCAGGAAGTGCACGCCGAGCGCCACGCGCTGGCGCTCGAGTAGCCTCGGAAAGGACCGTCTATGGCCGTTAGCACCGCCGCTCTGCCGCACGCCGCCACCGCGCACCCCGAAAAACGGGTGACGCTCGCCTTTCTGTTGACGGGGCTTCTGGCGCTCCTCGTGGGGGCGCTGTTGGGCCCCTTCCAGGCGCTCAACTACGCCGGCATCAACCTTTACGACGCGCTCCCCTTTCTGCGCTCGTACTACCAGGGTCTGACGCTGCACGGGGTTTTAAACGCCTTCGTCTTCACCACCTTTTTTATCAGCGGCATCCTGCTCTACCTGCCCGCGCGCGAGCTCGACCTGCGCCCGGACATGACGCTCGCCTGGGGGTCGTACGTGACGATGCTCCTCGGCCTCGTCTTGGCCGCTTGGGCGGTTTTAAGCAACACCTCGACGGTGCTCTACACCTTCTACCCCCCCCTGCAGGGGCACTGGGCGTTCTATTTGGGGCTCACGCTGGTGGTCTTGGCGAGCACCGCGGTGGGCTTTGAGACCATCCGCCTGCGGGCGCGCTGGAAGCGCCAAAACCCCGACAAGGTGACGCCGCTGGTGACCTACATGAGCGTGGTGACCTGGCTCATGTGGTGGCTGGCGACGACCGGCATCGTGCTCGAGATGGTGTTTTTGCTGCTGCCATGGTCGTTTGGGTTGATCGGCGGCGTCGACCCCGAACTCGCCCGCACGCTCTTCTGGTGGACGGGTCACCCCATCGTCTACTTCTGGGTGCTGCCGGCTTACGTCTCGTGGTACGCCCTGCTGCCCCGCCAAGCGGGGGGGGAGCTGGTGTCGGACTCGTTGGCACGGCTTGCGTTCATCATGTTTCTGCTCTTTTCGGTGCCTGTGGGCTTTCACCACCAGTTCACCGACCCCGGCGTGCCGGCGCCCTGGAAGATCACCCACTCCCTGCTGACCATGATGGTCGGTATCCCGAGCCTGCTCACCGCCTTTACCGTCGGCGCCTCTTTGGAGCTCGGCGGTCGGCGCCGCGGGGGGCGCGGGGTGCTCGGTTGGATCCCCAAGCTGCCCTGGCGCGACCCGTCGTTTACGGCGCAGGTTCTGGCCATGGTCTCGTTTATCTTCGGCGGCGCCGGCGGCATCGTGCTGGCTTCGTTCAACCTCAACATCTTGCTGCACAACACCGCCTGGGTGCCGGGGCACTTTCACATCACCGTCGGCACCGCGACCACGCTGACGTTTTTGGGGCTCACCTTCTGGCTCGTCCCGCACCTCACCAAAAAGCCGCTCTTCGCCCCACGCATGGCGCTCGCCTCGGCGTGGGCGTGGTTCGGTGGGATGATGATCTTCGCCTTTGGGATGCACTGGCAGGGCTACCTGGCGGTCCCGCGCCGCGCGCAGATCAGCGCCCTCACCGGCAACTGGGAGGGGGCGTACGCGAACGCCGCGGTGCCGATGTTCTTTACCGGTCTTAGCGGCGTGGTGCTGCTCACGGCCGTGCTGCTCTACTTCACGGTGCTGTTCGGCACCCTCTTCTCGCGCCGCAAGCTTCCCGACGGCGAGGTGCCGGCGATCCCATTTTCGCGCACCGTCGCCCTGCGCAGCGAGGGGGTGCTGCGGGTGATGGACACCCTGCGCGCCTGGTTCGCGTTGGCGGTGCTGCTGGTGATCGTCGCCTACGGCCCGACGGTCATCTCGATGTGGCTCGACCAGCTCCCGGTGCCGGGCGTGCGGTACTGGTAGGAGGGGGCTATGGGGTTCTTTTTCGCCGCGCTCGTCGCGGGGCTTCTGGCCACCGGGGTGATGGTCGTCGCGCTCTACCTGCCAGTTCTCTGGGGTGGGCTCCACTACGACACCCTGGGGGGGCTCGGGGCGATGGTGCTGCGGCGCGTCGACGCCCGCGCCCGCGTCGTCGGCGCCGTGCTGCTCGCCCTCGGGGGGGTGGCGTTCGCCCTCTTTTACGGTTGGTTCGTGCAGATGTTTCTCTTCGGCCCCTTCCCGGCGCCCCAGTACCTGCTCTTCGCAGTGCCGCAGCTCAACCTGTTTTTCCCCATCTTCGGGTTTGTCGCGGGGTTTTGTCACGGCATCTTTATCGGCATCATCACCACCTTCGTCGTGGTCGACTACCATCCGGTCCCCTCGTACCGCGAGGTGTTCCCGCTGTTGGTGTCGTTTATCGTCGGCCACACGGTCTACGGGGTGGTGGTGACCTCCTTTCTCAGCCTCTTTCTGCGCCTCGTCGGCTAAGGTAGCCCTATGGACCTCGCCATCTTTAGCACCAAGCCTTACGACCGCCGCTTTTTCGAGGCCGCCAACGCCGAGCACGGCCACGGGCTGCACTTTTTTGAGCCCCGCTTAACGCCGGAGACCGCTTCGCTCGCCGCCGGGTTTACGGGCGTGTGCGCTTTTGTCAACGACGTCTTAAGCGCGCCCGTCTTGCGCGAACTGGCCGCGGGCGGCACGAAGCTCATCGCGCTGCGCTCGGCGGGCTTTAACCACGTCGACTTGGGCGCGGCGCAGGAGCTGGGCCTCACCGTCGCCCGCGTGCCCGCCTACTCGCCTTACGCCGTCGCCGAGCACGCGCTCGCTCTTATCCTCACCCTCAACCGCAAAACCCACCGCGCCTTTAACCGGGTGCGTGAGGGCAACTTCGCCCTCGACGGGCTTTTGGGTTTTGACCTGCACGGCAAAACGGTCGGGGTGGTCGGCACCGGCAAGATCGGCCTCATCTTCGCGCGGATCGCCGCGGGGTTTGGCTGCGAGGTGCTCGCCTACGACCCCTACCCGAACCCCGAGGCGCGCGCCCGCTACGTCCCCCTCCCCGAGCTTTTGGGGGCCGCGGACATCGTCTCGCTCCACTGCCCGCTCACCCCCGAGACGTACCACCTCATCGGCAAAGAGGCGGTCGCGCAGATGAAACCGGGGGCGATGCTGATCAACACGAGCCGCGGCGCGTTGGTCGACACGCGGGCGGTGATCCATGGGCTCAAGTCGGGGCAGATCGGCGCGCTCGGTCTAGACGTCTACGAGGAGGAGGCCGACCTCTTTTTCGAGGACCTCTCCGACCGGGTCATCCAAGACGACGTCTTTACCCGCCTGCTGACGTTTCCCAACGTGCTGATCACCGGCCACCAGGGGTTTTTCACCGTCGAGGCGCTTGACAACATCGCCCACACGACGCTGCGCAACGTCACTGCCTTTGAGACGGGGGCGGGCGAGCTGCACCGCGTCGCCGTCGACACCGCGCACGCGTAACCGGTGGCGCTTGTTGCAGCGCTCCCCATCGCGCTCATCCTCGTCCTCATGCTCGGGTTGCGGGCCTCGGCGGCGCGCGCCGGGGTGCTGGGGTGCGCGGTGGCCTTCGCGGTGGCCTACCTGGCTTTCGGTTACGGCACCGAGCGCGTCCCTTTGGGCGTGGTGACGGCCACCCTCGGGGTGTTCGCCGAGGCGCTCTTTGCCACCGCGACGATTTTGTGGATCATCCTGCCGGCCCTTTGCATCCACAACCTCCAGCTCCGCACGGCCCAGGTCGAGGTGCTGCAGCGCGCGCTCGCGGGGCTCTCCGGCGACCCGCGCGTAACGGCGCTCTTAGTAGCCTGGTTTTTCGTCCTCTTCGTCGAGGGGGCGGCGGGGTTCGGCACCTCGGTGGCGCTCGCCGCCCCCTTTTTGGTGGCCGCCGGCTTCGGCCGCGTGCAGGCGGTCGTCATCGCGCTCGTCGGGCACGCCGTCGGGGTGTCGTTCGGGGCGGTCGGTACGCCGATCGTCCCGCAGGCGGCGGCGACCCCCTACAGCGCCCAGGAGCTCGCCGCCGCCACCGGGGTCTACCACGCGCTCGTCGGGTGGGTGATCCCGCTCCTCATGATGGTGCTCACCACCCGCGCGCTCCCCGAGGGCGGCGCCAACGGCACCAAGGGCGGCATCTGGGGGTGGACGCTGCTGGCGGCCGCGCTCTTTTTGCTCCCCTACACCCTCCTGTCGCGCTTCGTCGGCCCGGAGCTGCCGACGTTGGGCGGGGCGCTCTTCGGCGGCGCCGCGTTCGTCGGCGTCCTGCGGGTGCGGCGCCCCTCGCCGCCGGGCGCCCTGCCGGCGGGGCTCGCGCGCGCCGGGGCGCCCTACCTGGTGCTGGTCGCGGCGGTGCTCGTCACGCGGCTCGTGCCGCCCCTCCGGGCGGCCCTCACCAGCCTCGAGCTGAGCTGGAGCTTCGGCCCCTTCGCGGGGAGCGTGCAGCCGCTGTATCACCCCGGCACGATGCTCTTTATCGGTTTCGCCTTGGGGGCGGCGCTGCAGCGCGCACCCCGCGAGGCGCTCCGGGGGGCGGTCTCAGACGCCCTGGGGCGGCTCGCCCCGGTCGCGGTGGCGCTCGTCGCGATGCTCGCGCTTTCGCGCGTGATGGTCCACGCGGAGATGATTGGCGCCCTCGCGCTCGCCGCGGCGGGGATCGCTGGCCCCCTCTGGCCGCTTCTAGCCCCCTTCGTGGGGGTGCTGGGCACCTTCGTCACGGGGTCGGCGACGGCGTCGAACATCCTGTTTACCGACTTTCAGCGGGCGACGGCGCTCGCGTTAGAGCTGCCGGCGCTGCCGCTACTCGGCGCGCAGGGCTTTGGCGCGGCGGTCGGCAACATCGTCTGTCCGCACAACATCATCGCCGCGGGGGCGACCGTGGCGCTCGTCGGGCGCGAGGGGGAGGTGCTCGCCCGGACGCTCTGGGTGGGTCTACTCTACGCCCTGCTGGGGGGGCTGCTGGCGCTGTTCGTCTTTACGTGAGCGCGGCCCGTGGCGCGTGGCCCGTAGCGTGTGGGGCGGGTAGCGTGGGCCGCCCTGAGTGTGTGGCGCGCGCGCCTTGCAGCGCCCTTAAGGGCCGACTATCGTGGTAAGGAGCGCCGCCCCCGCGGAGCCGGACGGGAGGGAGACCTATGAAGCTACCTACGACGCGCGCCGAAACCTTGACCGGCGCCCTGCACCGCCGGGTGAGCCGCCGAGGGGTGCTGAAACTCGGCGCGCTCGCCCTCGTGGCCCAGAGCTTCGGTTGGGGGGCGGCCGCGCCGGGGCGCCCCGCGGCGCCCAGCCTGAGCGACCTCGACGCCGAGCTCGGCGTCTACCCCTTTGCGCTCCCCGAGCTGCCCTACCCCTACGACGCGCTGGCGCCCGCTATCGACGCCGAGACCATGCGGCTGCACCACGAGGCGCACCACCGGAGCTACGTCGAGCGCCTTAACGCGGCGCTCGCCGACGTGCCGGAGTTTCACGGGCTGCCCTTTTCACGGCTCCTCATCGACCTCACCGCCCTGCCGACGGCGCTCGGGACGGCCGTGCGCAACCACGGCGGCGGGCACCTCAACCACACGCTCTGGTGGGGTTGGCTCGAGCCCGGCGGCCCTGCAGCGCCGCCGAGCGCCCTGCGGCGCGCGCTCGAGGGGGCGTTCGGCTCCACCGAGAGCTTCCGGGAGCGCCTCTTGGGGGCGGCGGCGGCGCACTTCGGCTCCGGTTGGGCGTGGCTCGTCCTCGACGCTGCGGGGCGTCTGCGGGTGCGCACCACGCGCAACCAGGACAGCCCCGTGATGGACGGCGAGCTGCCCGTGCTCGGCGTCGACGTCTGGGAGCACGCCTACTACCTCACCTACCGCAACCGGCGCGGCGAATACCTCGAGAACTTGTGGCGCCTCGTCAACTGGGACGCGGTCGCGCGCGCCTACGAGCGGGCGGAGGCGGCCTCCAAAGCGCGCGGCTGGGTTGGCTAGCGCCGCGTGCGCGCGGTGACGCTGGAGGCGCTGCTGGCGGCGGCGGAGGCGGGGGCGGCGGTCTTCGACCTGCGCCCCGCGCCGTCCCACCTAGCGGGCGCCGTCCCCTTGAGCCTCGAGGCGCTGCAGAGAGGCGCGCTGCCCGACCTGCCCCCGGAGACCCCCGTGTACCTCGTCTGCGCGCGGGGTCAGGTCTCGGAGCTCGCGGGGCTCTACCTCGAGGCGGCCGGGTTTACAAACGTGCACCACCTCGTGGGCGGCCTGCGGGCGTGGGTGGGGCGCGATTGACGCGCCCCGGGGGCCTCCCTATAATCGGAGACAGCGTTCTTTACCCCGTTGCGCCCTCGCGATCCCCTGACGCCCCCCGGAGCCCGATGCCCCCTCTAGAGACGCTCAACGCCGTTTCCGACGCCGAGTTCGTCGCCCTTCTGGGCGGGGTGTTCGAGGGCTCGCCGTGGGTGGCCGCGGGCGCCGCCGCGGGGCGCCCCTACGCTTCTTTCGAGGCGCTCCACGCGGCCATGGTGCGCGTCGTCGAGGGGGCGGGGGAGGGGGCGCAGCTAGAGCTGCTGCGCGCGCACCCCGACCTCGCCGGCAAGGCGGCGCTCGCGGGGGAGGTGAGCGCGGCCTCGAGCGCCGAGCAGGAGGGCGCGGGTCTAGACCGGCTCTCCGAGGCGTCGTTGGAGCGCTTTCACGCGCTCAACGCCCGCTACCGCGAGCGCTTCGGCTTCCCCTTTATCCTGGCCGTCAGAGGGCACACGGCCCCGAGCATCCTGGCGTCTTTCGAGGCGCGCCTCGCTAACACCCCCGAGCAGGAGCGCGCGCGCGCCCTGCGTGAGGTCTTTCGCATCGCCCACTTCCGGCTCCGCGACCTCATCACCGAGTCACCTAGCTCATAGTCACCGAGCTCACCCCCTAGCCGCGACCGATAGGAGCGCCCCGTGACCCACCGCCCCACCCTCAGCGCCATCGACTACGGCAAGGGGGACATCGGCGTCTACCGCTTCGCCGCCCCCACCTACCGCGTCCCCGCGATCCCCGAGTCGCCCTTTACGGGCCGCGCGCACGACCTTTTCGCCGCCGAGGTGGGCGTGCAGGTCCTGGGCGGCCCCTTCGCGGCGGCCTACACCGAGGGCGACAACCGCAACGTCGTCGCCACCGACACGATGAAGAACTTTGTCCTCAAGCACGCGCTCGCGTTCGAGGGGGCGACCCTGGAGGCGTTTTTGGACTCGCTCGGGCGCGCCTTTTTCGAGGCCTATCCGGACATGGAGACCTTACGGCTCACCGGCCGCGAGGTGCCCTTCGCCGCGGCGCCCGTCCGGCAAGGGGAGACCTTCGTCCCGAGCCCGGTGCTCCTGTCGCGCTCGCGGGGCGACTGCGGTGCGGCGGCGCTCCTCGTGACGCGCGAAGGGGTGCGCGAGCTCGAGAGTGGCCGGCTCGGGTTGCAGCTCCTGAAGACCACCGGCTCCTCGTTTGCGAGCTTTGCCCGCGACGCCCACACCACCCTCCCCGAGATGCACGACCGCCCCCTACTGATCTACCTCGACGCCTTTTGGCGCTACCGCGACCCCGCGGCGGCGCTCCAAACGGGGACGGGGGAGCTAACGGGCTACGTGGCTTCCGAGCAGGTGCGCGACCTTTTGGCGGCGACCTTTCACGACGTTAACAGCCGCTCGATCCAGCACCTCGTCTACGAGATGGGGGTGCGGCTGCTGGCACGCTTTCCGCAGCTCCGTGAGGTCCGCTTCGAGGCGCAAAACCGGCTTTGGGACCACGCTTTTAGCGACGACGAAACGGGCCGCAAGGTTCACACCGACCCGCGCCCGCCGTACGGCCGCATCGGTCTCACGCTCACCGCCTAGTCATGGGCCGCCTCAGCACCCACGTCCTAGACACCGCCCACGGCCAGCCGGCGGCGGGCGTCGAGGTGAGGCTCTACCGCGTCGCTGCGGGCGCGCGCGAGCCCCTGGCGTGCACCCACACGAACGCCGACGGCCGCACCGACGCGCCGCTGCTCGCCGGCGGCGCGTTCACCGCCGGCGTCTACGA
This window contains:
- a CDS encoding histidine kinase — protein: MSETLKTPFEKLGAEMLARMFEVAAHGLALLDADGRFLHINARGCAILGRPYEALRASTLLGCVSAATRIEAQRWFASSLRGGAETRDLEVAHPCGSRTRVVSCFCVPVTLEDETAGLLALHDVTESRRAEREAHTLSRVASSLGAGASVYEASSAIARWVVKTSGAAAAAVVLFQGDLSRGYVTGSYGLPRGFGAACRAGLAAGRPPLTGRAILAGEGASVVRGARAAHLADPAFAELRPALQGAPWDTLVSVPLRLRAQTLGVLLAYFPEGYEVESERDFLGRLAGQCVLAIENARLLADAQDSAALEERQRLARELHDSVSQALYGIALGSKSALSLLKTHPERVEERLQYVLAMAEAAMSEMRALIFELRPEMLEAEGLGGALTKLAAAAQARHHLEATCHVSGEPPLPMKHKSALYRVAQEALHNVVKHARSRRVSLSLSTENGVVRLEVCDDGVGFDPTARFSGRLGLSSMRERVEALQGTLEIASAPGRGTRLLATLPLPE
- a CDS encoding response regulator, whose product is MEQQAAQEVPSAAIRILLVDDHAVVRQGLRFFLEPDDGLVVVGEARDGEEALQQVAALTAAGGGPLVVLMDLLMPVKDGVAATREIKARYPEVEVLAITSVLEDRLVAGAVQAGATGYLLKDTDAEGLVEAIYAAARGEVRLHPEAAKRLLRSVRTSDMREALTARETDILRHIGRGESNKEIAAALGLSELTVKTHVSRLLSKLGLASRTQAALFALKEGLVSLE
- a CDS encoding universal stress protein, whose translation is MIERILMPLDGSAASAHTLPYGLALASACHAELTLLHVVVDPMAGLYALPPGMPYAPELASDLKWAGAALLAAAAARAQAAGIGVRTQLPNDDRPARAILAAAAAHDLTVLGSHSRLGLDRFFLGSATQEVLRRAEGPCLVVRLPDDMRAGACDAEFDAPALRHLLIALDGGPCGEAAVTQGLALARALRARVTLLHALEPAAAARDRAAAAALLAHAAGRAEAAGVTAAVALVEEEAGAAILTAERRADLTVMGACGLTARGPLGLGSVTERVLRASATPHLVVNRSLQTVREGRAERGRRAP
- a CDS encoding cytochrome c oxidase subunit 2A, encoding MNESPTPPEPERPVSEGAPQGAPPPEPPTAPPPEAPGSPSGAVFITTFLLVVILLLWFATFFLNAARG
- a CDS encoding c-type cytochrome encodes the protein MAEYPNPEPYRDAHPGAAPDPQREAHEEPHHDATHEAIARWERRWLNAAGLLLVLFLVLIAYSLATEGGHIAQRSGRAAPDQLTALELFANPGVTVTNLGAGRPPEVQVSVVAQSYAFNPSEILLPVGAVATFYLTSRDTQHGFQVEGTNINVQLIPGEISRFTYTFRDAGVYRVTCNEYCGIGHHNMLGTIRVLYPEQLAAAQDPAGAQEAALAIGEGVYAANCAGCHGASGEGVAGAFPPLADGHAAALAAADRNYLPNVLLYGLAGPITVRGTVYNGQMPAWSALSDEEIAETINYLLASWGNAEAQPGDPYTADEIAAARATPRSPQEVHAERHALALE
- a CDS encoding cbb3-type cytochrome c oxidase subunit I — encoded protein: MAVSTAALPHAATAHPEKRVTLAFLLTGLLALLVGALLGPFQALNYAGINLYDALPFLRSYYQGLTLHGVLNAFVFTTFFISGILLYLPARELDLRPDMTLAWGSYVTMLLGLVLAAWAVLSNTSTVLYTFYPPLQGHWAFYLGLTLVVLASTAVGFETIRLRARWKRQNPDKVTPLVTYMSVVTWLMWWLATTGIVLEMVFLLLPWSFGLIGGVDPELARTLFWWTGHPIVYFWVLPAYVSWYALLPRQAGGELVSDSLARLAFIMFLLFSVPVGFHHQFTDPGVPAPWKITHSLLTMMVGIPSLLTAFTVGASLELGGRRRGGRGVLGWIPKLPWRDPSFTAQVLAMVSFIFGGAGGIVLASFNLNILLHNTAWVPGHFHITVGTATTLTFLGLTFWLVPHLTKKPLFAPRMALASAWAWFGGMMIFAFGMHWQGYLAVPRRAQISALTGNWEGAYANAAVPMFFTGLSGVVLLTAVLLYFTVLFGTLFSRRKLPDGEVPAIPFSRTVALRSEGVLRVMDTLRAWFALAVLLVIVAYGPTVISMWLDQLPVPGVRYW
- a CDS encoding 2-hydroxyacid dehydrogenase → MDLAIFSTKPYDRRFFEAANAEHGHGLHFFEPRLTPETASLAAGFTGVCAFVNDVLSAPVLRELAAGGTKLIALRSAGFNHVDLGAAQELGLTVARVPAYSPYAVAEHALALILTLNRKTHRAFNRVREGNFALDGLLGFDLHGKTVGVVGTGKIGLIFARIAAGFGCEVLAYDPYPNPEARARYVPLPELLGAADIVSLHCPLTPETYHLIGKEAVAQMKPGAMLINTSRGALVDTRAVIHGLKSGQIGALGLDVYEEEADLFFEDLSDRVIQDDVFTRLLTFPNVLITGHQGFFTVEALDNIAHTTLRNVTAFETGAGELHRVAVDTAHA
- a CDS encoding L-lactate permease → MALVAALPIALILVLMLGLRASAARAGVLGCAVAFAVAYLAFGYGTERVPLGVVTATLGVFAEALFATATILWIILPALCIHNLQLRTAQVEVLQRALAGLSGDPRVTALLVAWFFVLFVEGAAGFGTSVALAAPFLVAAGFGRVQAVVIALVGHAVGVSFGAVGTPIVPQAAATPYSAQELAAATGVYHALVGWVIPLLMMVLTTRALPEGGANGTKGGIWGWTLLAAALFLLPYTLLSRFVGPELPTLGGALFGGAAFVGVLRVRRPSPPGALPAGLARAGAPYLVLVAAVLVTRLVPPLRAALTSLELSWSFGPFAGSVQPLYHPGTMLFIGFALGAALQRAPREALRGAVSDALGRLAPVAVALVAMLALSRVMVHAEMIGALALAAAGIAGPLWPLLAPFVGVLGTFVTGSATASNILFTDFQRATALALELPALPLLGAQGFGAAVGNIVCPHNIIAAGATVALVGREGEVLARTLWVGLLYALLGGLLALFVFT
- a CDS encoding superoxide dismutase, which encodes MKLPTTRAETLTGALHRRVSRRGVLKLGALALVAQSFGWGAAAPGRPAAPSLSDLDAELGVYPFALPELPYPYDALAPAIDAETMRLHHEAHHRSYVERLNAALADVPEFHGLPFSRLLIDLTALPTALGTAVRNHGGGHLNHTLWWGWLEPGGPAAPPSALRRALEGAFGSTESFRERLLGAAAAHFGSGWAWLVLDAAGRLRVRTTRNQDSPVMDGELPVLGVDVWEHAYYLTYRNRRGEYLENLWRLVNWDAVARAYERAEAASKARGWVG